In one window of Duganella dendranthematis DNA:
- a CDS encoding DUF4398 domain-containing protein, with the protein MMNMNTQWLIGAALLAGLAGCASDKTPATADVAVSREAVSAATAAGAADLAPAEMTSAREKLMRANQALAAKDYKTAQDLATQASADAQLAQSKANSAKATAASDELQQNIRLLREELARANANAQQ; encoded by the coding sequence ATGATGAACATGAATACGCAATGGCTGATTGGTGCAGCACTGTTGGCAGGTCTGGCCGGTTGCGCCAGCGACAAAACCCCGGCCACCGCCGATGTCGCCGTGTCGCGTGAAGCGGTGTCCGCTGCGACCGCCGCTGGCGCCGCCGATCTGGCCCCGGCCGAGATGACCTCGGCCCGCGAAAAGCTGATGCGCGCCAATCAGGCGCTGGCCGCCAAGGATTACAAAACCGCGCAAGACCTGGCGACGCAAGCGTCGGCTGACGCCCAGCTGGCGCAGAGCAAGGCCAACTCGGCCAAGGCGACCGCCGCCTCGGATGAGCTGCAGCAGAATATCCGCCTGCTGCGCGAAGAACTGGCGCGCGCCAACGCCAACGCGCAACAATAA
- a CDS encoding glycine zipper 2TM domain-containing protein, with product MDTPNKPKTHPIMVIAAVAVVLFCGVGSAAILGWLPTSNATVPVQVSGMPPAPQQAQQLAYNDAPPAGSSAVAPAMSQGPGQMQEQAARNAPCSNCGVVESVRAIEHRAQGSGAGAVGGAVLGGLLGNQVGSGHGRQLATVAGAVGGAVAGNQIEGNMKKTTSWDVSVRMDNGSRRVIHTSHQPDWRNGDAVRIVKGQLRPLD from the coding sequence ATGGACACCCCAAACAAACCAAAAACTCATCCGATCATGGTGATCGCCGCTGTGGCGGTGGTGCTGTTCTGCGGCGTCGGCAGCGCGGCGATACTGGGTTGGCTGCCGACCTCGAACGCCACCGTACCGGTGCAAGTGAGCGGCATGCCACCGGCGCCGCAACAAGCGCAGCAACTGGCCTATAACGATGCGCCGCCGGCAGGTTCGTCCGCCGTGGCGCCCGCCATGTCGCAAGGCCCGGGCCAGATGCAGGAACAAGCAGCGCGTAACGCCCCATGCAGCAATTGCGGTGTGGTCGAATCGGTGCGCGCCATCGAACATCGCGCCCAGGGTAGCGGTGCCGGCGCGGTCGGCGGTGCAGTGCTGGGCGGCTTGCTGGGCAACCAGGTTGGTAGCGGCCATGGCCGTCAACTGGCAACGGTGGCTGGTGCGGTCGGCGGCGCAGTGGCCGGCAACCAGATCGAAGGCAATATGAAAAAGACCACCAGCTGGGACGTCAGCGTGCGCATGGACAACGGCAGCCGCCGTGTGATCCACACCTCGCACCAGCCTGACTGGCGCAATGGCGACGCCGTGCGCATCGTCAAAGGCCAACTGCGTCCGCTGGACTGA
- a CDS encoding Crp/Fnr family transcriptional regulator gives MHTSISHSPDDDRGQLRLANNRLLASLPDDDQQQLAAKCETVRVDNGQILSEPGQEVRYIYFPIDCLVSLLGVAEGRMTLEVGSIGREGMLGAAVVLGHELAQVRAVVQRSGRTYRMVAGDFVTEFHRMDSLQRLLHRYTDVQLAQAIQIAVCSRFHVLEARLARSLLITRDRLQSEKFHLTHEFLAHALGVRRVGVTKAASALQNQRLITYSRGNIEILDSAGLESASCHCYEMFKDK, from the coding sequence ATGCATACCTCTATCTCACATTCTCCCGACGACGACCGTGGACAGCTCCGTCTGGCCAATAATCGCTTGCTGGCCAGCCTGCCAGACGACGATCAACAGCAACTCGCGGCCAAGTGCGAGACGGTGCGGGTGGATAACGGCCAGATCTTGTCCGAGCCTGGACAAGAGGTGCGCTACATCTATTTCCCCATCGATTGCCTGGTGTCGCTGCTCGGCGTGGCCGAAGGCCGCATGACGCTGGAAGTCGGCTCGATCGGCCGCGAGGGCATGCTCGGCGCGGCGGTGGTGCTGGGCCATGAACTGGCGCAGGTGCGCGCGGTGGTGCAGCGCTCCGGCCGCACCTATCGCATGGTGGCCGGCGATTTCGTCACCGAGTTCCACCGCATGGATTCCTTGCAGCGCTTGCTGCACCGTTATACGGACGTCCAGCTGGCGCAAGCGATCCAGATCGCCGTGTGCAGCCGCTTCCACGTGCTCGAAGCACGGCTGGCGCGTTCGCTGCTCATTACGCGGGACCGCTTGCAGTCGGAAAAATTCCATCTAACGCACGAGTTCCTGGCGCACGCGCTGGGAGTGCGGCGGGTGGGCGTGACCAAGGCCGCCAGCGCCTTGCAGAATCAGCGTCTGATTACCTACAGCCGCGGCAATATCGAGATTCTCGATTCGGCCGGCCTGGAATCCGCATCGTGCCATTGCTACGAAATGTTCAAGGACAAATAA
- a CDS encoding glycine zipper 2TM domain-containing protein — MNNVKRIAATAAVVAATLGLSACAGMSNQDRNTAVGAGVGAVAGSVLTGGSAVGAVGGAAVGGVIGNQVQKPPR, encoded by the coding sequence ATGAACAACGTCAAACGAATCGCAGCAACCGCAGCTGTAGTGGCGGCTACCCTGGGCCTGAGCGCTTGTGCAGGTATGTCGAATCAAGACCGCAACACCGCAGTCGGTGCTGGCGTCGGCGCAGTCGCCGGCTCGGTACTGACCGGCGGTAGCGCAGTTGGCGCGGTCGGCGGTGCAGCCGTTGGTGGCGTGATCGGTAACCAAGTGCAAAAGCCACCGCGTTAA
- a CDS encoding DUF883 family protein: MLEQNISTVNNDVKTLVKDAQALFTAATALTGEKADELRGRGMRALDSALAKAHEAQVSALAATKEAAKHADEYVKENPWRSIAAAASIGLLVGVIIGRK; the protein is encoded by the coding sequence ATGCTGGAACAAAATATCAGTACCGTAAATAATGACGTGAAAACTCTGGTGAAAGATGCCCAGGCTCTGTTCACCGCCGCCACCGCCCTGACCGGCGAAAAGGCTGACGAACTGCGCGGCCGCGGCATGCGCGCGCTGGACAGCGCACTGGCCAAGGCCCATGAAGCCCAGGTCAGCGCGCTGGCTGCCACCAAGGAAGCCGCCAAGCACGCCGATGAATACGTCAAGGAAAACCCATGGCGTTCGATCGCAGCAGCAGCCAGTATTGGCCTGCTGGTCGGCGTGATCATCGGCCGCAAGTAA
- a CDS encoding AsmA family protein, whose protein sequence is MPLPRRTRIAIAVGSVVVAVPVIAVIALASIDWNRARPWLNDRISAAIERPFEIRGDLALAWRPQGSILPMPHLVAKDVHIGNPRAMQAPSEMVSVSQFAFAVELLPLLRQRIAIPELRFDSPKLLLQRDADGKNNWTFGHDDQPSAWKLDVQRVVFSKGTVRYIDAMTQVDASANVDTLNDPRYGVAWQLRGKWNNQNVSGSGKAGAVLFLQQQTAPFPLSADLDLGGTHIVFEGTLTKPASLTALDLRLKLSGPSLERLYALTGVLLPETPPFVTEGHLRGNLGANASHWVYDQFTGKVGQSDIAGKLDFQTGQPRSRLSGAVQSKLLQVSDLGPLIGADSNASKEARGAEERQPGNKVLPVETFRTDRWTAIDADVNFKAAQITREKNLPIQNLETQIHLKDGVLSLTPMNFDIAGGRFTSTVMLDGSGKVNPHAIRATLKAAASHLQLKQLFPSIDGMQATVGEINANVALAADGNSVASLLGASNGELKGAVTQGSVSKLMLETMGLNIGSVVLTKLVGDKQVKLNCMVTDFAVANGVMKSRLFVVDTSEARIDINGTVNLGNEKLDLTLKPDAKSVRVISLRAPIYVRGSFKAPDVSVDKGTLALRAGSALALAVVAPVAAIVPLVSTGPGETNGCQTLIRH, encoded by the coding sequence ATGCCCCTTCCCCGCCGCACCCGCATCGCCATCGCCGTCGGCAGCGTCGTCGTTGCCGTCCCCGTCATCGCGGTCATCGCCCTCGCCAGCATCGACTGGAACCGCGCGCGGCCGTGGCTGAATGACCGGATCAGCGCGGCCATCGAGCGGCCGTTCGAGATTCGCGGCGACCTGGCGCTGGCGTGGCGCCCACAGGGCAGCATTCTGCCGATGCCGCATCTGGTGGCGAAAGACGTCCACATCGGCAATCCGCGCGCGATGCAGGCGCCGAGCGAGATGGTCAGCGTCAGCCAGTTCGCGTTTGCCGTCGAACTGCTGCCGCTGCTGCGCCAGCGCATCGCGATTCCAGAACTGCGCTTCGATAGTCCCAAGCTGCTGCTGCAACGCGATGCCGACGGCAAGAACAATTGGACCTTCGGCCATGACGACCAGCCGTCGGCGTGGAAGCTGGACGTGCAGCGCGTGGTGTTTTCCAAAGGCACGGTGCGCTACATCGATGCCATGACGCAGGTGGATGCCAGCGCCAACGTCGATACCTTGAACGATCCGCGCTACGGCGTCGCCTGGCAGCTGCGCGGCAAGTGGAATAACCAGAACGTCAGCGGCAGCGGCAAGGCTGGCGCTGTGCTGTTCTTGCAGCAGCAAACGGCGCCCTTCCCGCTCTCGGCCGACCTCGACCTCGGCGGCACACACATCGTGTTTGAGGGCACGCTGACCAAGCCGGCGTCGCTGACGGCGCTCGATCTGCGGCTCAAGCTGTCCGGGCCCAGCCTGGAGCGGCTGTATGCACTGACCGGCGTGCTGCTGCCGGAAACCCCGCCCTTCGTCACCGAAGGCCACCTGAGAGGCAATCTGGGCGCCAACGCCAGCCACTGGGTCTACGATCAGTTCACCGGCAAGGTCGGCCAGAGCGACATCGCCGGCAAGCTGGATTTCCAGACCGGCCAACCGCGCTCGCGCCTGAGCGGCGCGGTGCAGTCGAAGCTGCTGCAAGTGTCCGACCTCGGCCCGCTGATCGGCGCCGACTCGAATGCCAGCAAGGAAGCGCGCGGCGCCGAAGAGCGCCAGCCGGGTAACAAGGTGCTGCCGGTGGAAACCTTCCGCACCGACCGCTGGACCGCCATCGACGCCGACGTCAACTTCAAGGCGGCGCAAATCACGCGCGAGAAGAACTTGCCGATCCAAAATCTGGAAACGCAAATCCACCTGAAGGACGGCGTGCTGTCGCTGACGCCGATGAACTTCGATATCGCCGGTGGCCGCTTCACCTCCACCGTTATGCTGGACGGCAGCGGCAAGGTGAATCCGCACGCCATCCGCGCCACGCTGAAGGCCGCCGCCAGCCATCTTCAGTTGAAGCAGTTGTTCCCGTCAATCGACGGCATGCAGGCTACGGTCGGCGAAATCAATGCGAATGTGGCGCTGGCGGCCGATGGCAATTCGGTGGCCAGCTTGCTGGGAGCATCCAACGGCGAGCTGAAAGGCGCGGTCACGCAAGGCAGCGTCAGCAAGCTGATGCTGGAGACCATGGGCTTGAACATCGGCAGCGTGGTGCTGACCAAGCTGGTCGGTGACAAGCAGGTCAAGCTCAATTGCATGGTCACCGATTTCGCCGTGGCCAATGGCGTGATGAAGTCGCGGCTGTTTGTGGTGGATACCTCGGAAGCGCGGATCGACATCAACGGCACGGTCAACCTCGGCAACGAGAAGCTGGACCTGACGCTGAAGCCGGACGCCAAGTCGGTGCGGGTGATTTCGCTGCGCGCACCGATTTATGTGCGCGGCAGCTTTAAAGCGCCGGATGTCAGCGTCGACAAGGGCACGCTGGCCTTGCGCGCCGGCAGCGCGCTGGCCTTGGCGGTGGTGGCGCCAGTAGCCGCGATCGTACCGCTGGTAAGCACCGGCCCTGGCGAGACGAATGGCTGCCAGACGTTGATTCGGCATTAA
- a CDS encoding DUF1842 domain-containing protein — protein MELFPVSYSIAGLAGTTPTMQLNLTVDTARRSVRGHANISSLIGNVHKLAFDVDGYFLALDGEPGIIVLRSAVSFLPLPILPQLDLVLSLTNGWKEGKASYMYTATGVGERTVVQNAIVTLQQPRAINDQ, from the coding sequence ATGGAACTCTTCCCAGTCAGCTACAGCATCGCCGGTCTCGCCGGCACCACGCCCACCATGCAACTCAACCTGACGGTGGATACGGCGCGCCGCAGCGTGCGTGGCCACGCCAACATTTCCAGCCTGATCGGTAACGTGCACAAATTGGCCTTCGATGTCGATGGCTACTTCCTGGCGCTGGACGGCGAGCCCGGCATCATCGTCCTGCGCAGCGCCGTGTCGTTTTTACCGCTGCCGATCCTGCCGCAACTGGATCTGGTGCTGTCCCTGACGAACGGCTGGAAGGAAGGCAAAGCCAGCTATATGTATACCGCCACCGGCGTTGGCGAACGCACCGTGGTCCAGAACGCCATCGTCACGCTGCAGCAGCCACGCGCCATCAACGACCAGTAA
- a CDS encoding ferritin-like domain-containing protein, with the protein MAESNPTQPAGIDKEAIRAAARNLEDGPVTEGYQGNRTEVIKMLNDALATELVCIARYKRHYYTVSGRENAAIKAEFLEHATEEAEHADWLAERIVQLNGDPDFNPATLLERSHAEYDASEDVQSMVRANLIAERVAIESYRQMIEKIGDSDPTTRHLLIKIMAVEEEHADDMRDMMTEHG; encoded by the coding sequence ATGGCTGAATCCAATCCCACCCAACCGGCAGGCATCGATAAAGAAGCGATTCGTGCTGCCGCCCGCAATCTGGAAGACGGCCCGGTCACCGAAGGCTACCAAGGCAATCGCACCGAAGTCATCAAGATGCTGAACGATGCGCTGGCTACCGAGCTGGTCTGCATTGCCCGCTACAAGCGCCATTACTACACGGTAAGCGGCCGTGAGAACGCCGCCATCAAGGCTGAGTTCCTGGAGCACGCCACCGAGGAAGCGGAACACGCCGACTGGCTGGCCGAACGCATCGTTCAGCTGAATGGCGATCCTGATTTCAATCCAGCAACGTTGCTTGAGCGCAGCCATGCCGAGTATGATGCATCGGAAGACGTCCAATCGATGGTGCGCGCCAACCTGATCGCCGAGCGCGTGGCGATCGAGTCCTACCGCCAGATGATTGAAAAAATCGGCGATAGCGACCCGACCACGCGTCATCTGTTGATCAAGATCATGGCGGTCGAAGAAGAGCACGCGGACGATATGCGTGACATGATGACCGAGCACGGTTGA
- a CDS encoding lmo0937 family membrane protein has product MLYTIAVVLLILWLLGLVTSYTIGGFIHVLLVVAIIMVLLRLISGRGV; this is encoded by the coding sequence ATGCTTTATACCATCGCTGTCGTTCTGCTTATCCTGTGGCTGCTGGGCCTGGTTACTTCGTACACCATTGGCGGCTTCATCCACGTCCTGCTGGTGGTCGCCATCATCATGGTGCTGCTGCGCCTGATTAGCGGACGCGGCGTGTAG
- a CDS encoding nSTAND1 domain-containing NTPase, with amino-acid sequence MKNSFQFGSWLVDPSTNSIEKADDKRQMEPRTMDVLLALCRARGEVVSAEQLLEQCWGHTFHGDSPVHKNIAQLRRLLGDDARAPIYIETIRMRGYRTVAALDFNARDATRLTGWDAGSPFRGLLAFDEAHADVFFGRTEVIRNLVETVTDQVRSGFALTMVLGPSGIGKTSLIQAGLMPALTRIQNPGQVGVLASTTFVLRDQGEQTLFTALAGALLDLQWQEHSAFPGENAISLGVRLEQDCGAVIAELSAALATHAPARPGCRFAIFIDGFEALFNVNRLMESERRAFLNALEQLARSRAVLLLIACRNDFYPSIAKYPVLTEGKRHGGHFDLSAPSFSDIAHIIRRPAAAAKLTFGIDPVTQAQLDDILCASAAESPDALPLLQYCLQELYRLRTPQGELSFEAFHQLGDLEGAIGQRAEQVVLGMAEAQRATLAHIMSLLIVLSPDGDSVTSQRTPWSALRGEEAHQAVAALVEARLFVTDLAGATPVFGVAHDAILRRWPRMTDWIEVHRNALRTRGRLAQQAGRWRDEGQPNDLLLPSGKLLAEARELQLAGVLTLTDIEHELIHVSHRRVRYRERLRWMVLTLIVALAVLASALGLSAMAAKRSAELRRNEAESLMDFMLGDFADKLRPLGRLDFLESVSGKALQYLRGSQDYDRSPTALTLRAKGLQVIGEVGRSHGDSRLAIDALTQANAILIRQHAQAPQDIEVLKSLGANAYWVGQMHKDQNNWEAADKAWREYQQFADLLHQREPDNSEWWVEQSYAHNNLGNLAYTRGQPALAVPEFMQSIALKRRALDKAPASRSLAAELADSYSWLASAKEALGELHAAQQLYAQELQLVLHLHEQFPGESLWVHRHVIALQHRAWISVAVGLDEHALADYDEAKRLFTQIMRLDPNNRAWQFELANLEQDRLSVLAHTLPAAKMLPKLTEVHGTLQTMLARDPKNAAWARREAVGRTRVAAALLDSGQHDKAQQEGTAALNDLTRLYAANRSNLSTRLALVESLLLTAAIQQQQKQDAKIIMMTCRQAHGIIGNDNTSTMNHQLLAPWVRISTCLQDKEAAHRAATRLAQIGYQDHAYLQFISTH; translated from the coding sequence GTGAAAAATTCATTCCAATTCGGCTCATGGCTGGTCGATCCCTCCACCAATTCGATAGAAAAAGCGGATGACAAGCGTCAGATGGAGCCGCGCACCATGGACGTGCTGCTGGCGCTGTGCCGGGCGCGCGGCGAGGTGGTCAGCGCGGAGCAGCTGCTGGAGCAGTGCTGGGGCCATACCTTCCACGGCGACAGCCCGGTGCACAAAAATATCGCCCAGCTGCGCCGCCTGCTCGGCGACGACGCCCGGGCGCCGATCTACATCGAGACGATCCGCATGCGCGGCTACCGCACGGTGGCCGCGCTCGATTTCAACGCCCGCGACGCCACCCGCCTGACCGGCTGGGATGCCGGCTCGCCGTTCCGCGGCTTGCTGGCGTTCGACGAGGCACATGCCGACGTGTTTTTCGGCCGCACCGAGGTGATTCGCAATCTGGTCGAGACGGTCACCGATCAAGTCCGCAGCGGGTTCGCGCTGACCATGGTGCTGGGCCCCAGCGGCATCGGCAAGACTTCGCTGATCCAGGCCGGCCTGATGCCGGCGTTGACCCGCATCCAGAACCCCGGCCAGGTCGGCGTGCTGGCTTCCACCACCTTCGTCCTGCGCGACCAGGGCGAGCAAACCTTGTTCACCGCGCTGGCCGGCGCCCTGCTCGATCTGCAATGGCAGGAGCACTCGGCTTTCCCAGGTGAAAACGCGATCTCGCTTGGCGTGCGCCTGGAGCAAGACTGCGGCGCCGTCATTGCCGAGCTGTCGGCAGCGCTGGCCACGCATGCGCCGGCGCGGCCCGGCTGCCGCTTCGCCATCTTTATCGATGGTTTCGAGGCATTGTTCAACGTCAACCGGCTGATGGAGTCGGAGCGGCGCGCCTTCCTCAACGCACTAGAGCAGCTGGCGCGCAGCCGCGCCGTCTTGCTGCTGATCGCCTGCCGCAACGATTTTTATCCGAGCATCGCCAAGTATCCGGTGCTGACCGAAGGCAAGCGCCACGGCGGCCATTTCGACCTCAGCGCGCCCAGTTTCAGCGACATCGCCCACATTATTCGCCGCCCGGCGGCGGCGGCCAAGCTAACCTTTGGCATCGATCCGGTAACCCAGGCGCAGCTGGACGACATTCTCTGCGCCAGCGCGGCCGAAAGCCCGGACGCCCTGCCCCTGCTGCAATACTGCCTGCAGGAGCTGTACCGGCTGCGCACCCCGCAGGGCGAACTGAGCTTTGAAGCCTTCCACCAGCTTGGCGATCTGGAGGGAGCCATCGGACAACGCGCCGAACAGGTGGTACTGGGCATGGCCGAAGCGCAGCGCGCCACGCTGGCGCACATCATGTCGCTGCTGATCGTGCTGTCGCCCGACGGCGACAGCGTGACCAGCCAGCGCACGCCGTGGTCGGCGTTGCGCGGCGAAGAGGCCCATCAGGCGGTGGCGGCGCTGGTCGAGGCGCGGCTGTTTGTCACCGATCTGGCCGGCGCCACGCCGGTGTTTGGCGTGGCGCATGACGCCATCCTGCGGCGCTGGCCGCGCATGACGGACTGGATCGAGGTCCACCGCAACGCTCTGCGCACGCGCGGCCGGCTCGCGCAGCAGGCGGGACGCTGGCGCGACGAAGGCCAACCCAACGATTTGCTGCTGCCAAGCGGGAAATTGCTGGCGGAAGCGCGCGAGTTGCAACTGGCCGGCGTGCTGACACTCACCGACATCGAACACGAGCTGATCCATGTTTCGCACCGCCGCGTGCGCTATCGCGAACGGCTGCGCTGGATGGTATTGACGCTGATTGTCGCGCTGGCGGTGCTGGCGTCGGCACTCGGCTTGAGCGCGATGGCGGCCAAGCGCTCGGCGGAGTTACGGCGCAACGAGGCAGAAAGCCTGATGGATTTCATGCTGGGCGACTTCGCCGACAAGCTGCGGCCGCTGGGCCGTCTGGACTTCCTGGAAAGCGTCAGCGGCAAGGCCTTGCAATACCTGCGCGGTTCGCAAGACTACGACCGCAGTCCCACCGCGCTGACGCTGCGCGCCAAGGGCTTGCAGGTGATTGGCGAAGTCGGCCGTTCGCACGGCGACTCGCGGCTGGCGATTGACGCGCTGACGCAGGCCAATGCGATCCTGATCCGCCAGCATGCGCAGGCGCCGCAGGACATCGAAGTGCTGAAGAGCCTGGGCGCCAATGCCTACTGGGTCGGGCAGATGCACAAGGATCAGAACAACTGGGAAGCGGCCGACAAGGCCTGGCGCGAGTACCAGCAATTTGCCGATCTGCTGCATCAGCGCGAACCGGACAACAGCGAATGGTGGGTGGAACAGTCCTATGCCCATAATAATCTCGGCAACCTGGCCTATACGCGCGGCCAGCCGGCCCTGGCCGTGCCCGAGTTCATGCAATCGATCGCCCTGAAACGGCGCGCGCTCGACAAAGCGCCGGCATCGCGCAGCCTGGCCGCCGAGCTGGCCGACAGTTATTCGTGGCTGGCCTCGGCCAAAGAGGCGCTGGGTGAGCTGCACGCGGCGCAACAACTGTATGCGCAGGAACTGCAACTGGTGCTGCACCTGCATGAACAGTTCCCCGGCGAATCGCTGTGGGTGCATCGCCATGTCATTGCCTTGCAACACCGCGCCTGGATCAGCGTGGCGGTGGGCCTGGATGAGCACGCGCTGGCCGATTACGACGAGGCCAAGCGCCTGTTCACCCAGATCATGCGGTTAGACCCCAACAACCGCGCCTGGCAGTTCGAACTGGCCAATCTGGAACAGGACCGCCTGAGCGTGCTGGCGCACACGCTGCCGGCGGCGAAAATGCTGCCGAAGCTGACCGAAGTCCATGGCACCTTGCAGACCATGCTGGCGCGCGACCCCAAGAACGCCGCCTGGGCACGCCGGGAAGCGGTCGGCCGTACCCGCGTGGCGGCGGCGCTGCTGGACAGCGGCCAGCATGACAAGGCGCAGCAGGAAGGCACTGCCGCGCTGAATGACCTGACGCGCCTGTACGCCGCCAATCGCAGCAACCTGAGCACGCGGCTGGCCCTGGTGGAATCGCTACTGCTGACGGCTGCCATCCAGCAACAACAAAAACAGGATGCGAAAATAATAATGATGACTTGTAGGCAAGCTCATGGCATTATCGGCAATGACAATACGTCAACGATGAACCATCAGCTGCTGGCGCCGTGGGTGCGCATCAGCACTTGCTTGCAAGACAAGGAAGCGGCCCACCGGGCGGCCACGCGGCTGGCGCAAATCGGGTATCAAGATCATGCGTACCTCCAATTTATCTCTACTCACTAG
- a CDS encoding phage holin family protein, translated as MSHDESNRPPGLIASLGLVTRNAIALLLNRLELAALELAEVRNHLLQLVLVFALAVLLGGFALIYASITVVYLAWAAIGWVILPIITAVFLVVAIGLILYARALIRSGKLALPATMAELKSDRDMLL; from the coding sequence GTGTCGCACGACGAAAGCAATCGTCCGCCAGGGCTGATCGCGTCGCTGGGTTTGGTGACCCGCAATGCGATCGCCCTGTTGCTCAACCGGCTGGAACTGGCCGCGCTGGAGCTGGCCGAGGTGCGCAACCACCTGCTGCAACTGGTGCTGGTGTTCGCACTGGCCGTGCTGTTGGGCGGCTTTGCGTTGATTTATGCGTCGATCACCGTGGTCTACCTGGCGTGGGCGGCGATTGGCTGGGTTATCCTGCCGATCATCACCGCCGTGTTCCTGGTGGTCGCCATCGGCCTGATCCTGTATGCGCGCGCACTGATCCGTAGTGGCAAGCTGGCGTTGCCGGCCACCATGGCGGAACTCAAGTCCGACCGCGATATGCTGTTGTAA
- a CDS encoding DUF3617 domain-containing protein: protein MKRLLITLAALTAIQAHAQTIKPGWWELNSKVRTGNAQTDQAVSAALSQLAVLPPAQRAQMEAMMAQNGVSVPQAGSDGSLRMTACVTPEMAARKELPLSQQGKCTSKQTPVAGGMDVTFNCTDPASSGSGQVRMQGDNAYTASMQVTNNTGAGPQQATVESTGRWLAANCPAKP from the coding sequence ATGAAACGATTATTGATCACGCTGGCCGCGCTGACGGCCATCCAGGCCCACGCCCAAACCATCAAACCCGGCTGGTGGGAATTGAATAGCAAGGTCCGCACCGGCAATGCCCAGACTGACCAGGCGGTCAGCGCGGCCCTGTCGCAACTGGCTGTGCTGCCGCCAGCGCAACGCGCGCAGATGGAGGCGATGATGGCGCAGAACGGCGTCTCGGTGCCGCAAGCCGGCAGCGATGGCAGCCTGCGCATGACCGCCTGCGTCACGCCGGAAATGGCCGCGCGCAAGGAACTGCCGCTCAGCCAGCAAGGCAAATGCACCTCAAAACAAACGCCCGTGGCGGGTGGTATGGACGTGACGTTCAACTGCACAGATCCAGCCTCCAGCGGCAGCGGGCAGGTGCGCATGCAAGGCGACAATGCCTACACCGCCAGCATGCAGGTGACCAACAATACCGGCGCCGGACCTCAGCAAGCCACGGTGGAATCGACCGGCCGCTGGCTCGCCGCGAACTGTCCCGCCAAGCCTTGA
- a CDS encoding OmpA family protein, whose protein sequence is MKKFILLPAAFAVSVMFAACSSTPTTTSQLDMARGDFQAAQSNPSVAANAPLEFKAAADALDRANAAAAKRDSLEEIDKLAYIAKQKIATAQEAAKAKQAEGEVANAARQRDEIRLQARTAEANQARNAADRAKTQAEQAKADADAARAQADAAAGSAREEQAKNAALQQQLADLQAKQTERGLIITLNDVLFNVDRAELSPEGMRTAQKLADVLMQEPQSVVLVEGFTDSTGTSSHNLDLSQRRAESVRNALIGLGVPAAKIASRGYGEAYPVASNSDAGSRQLNRRVEIVLSQNGAPIANRR, encoded by the coding sequence ATGAAAAAATTCATTCTGCTGCCAGCCGCCTTTGCCGTGTCCGTGATGTTTGCCGCGTGCAGCAGCACCCCGACCACCACTAGCCAGCTCGACATGGCACGCGGTGATTTCCAGGCCGCCCAAAGCAACCCATCGGTAGCCGCCAACGCGCCGCTGGAATTTAAAGCCGCCGCCGATGCGCTGGACCGCGCCAACGCCGCCGCCGCCAAACGCGACAGCTTGGAGGAAATCGACAAGCTGGCCTATATCGCCAAACAGAAAATCGCTACCGCGCAGGAAGCCGCCAAGGCCAAGCAGGCTGAAGGCGAAGTCGCCAACGCCGCCCGCCAGCGTGACGAAATCCGCCTGCAGGCCCGTACTGCCGAAGCCAACCAGGCCCGCAACGCGGCCGACCGCGCCAAGACCCAGGCTGAGCAGGCCAAGGCTGACGCCGACGCCGCCCGTGCCCAGGCCGACGCCGCTGCTGGTTCGGCGCGCGAAGAGCAGGCCAAGAACGCCGCCCTGCAACAGCAGCTGGCCGACCTGCAAGCCAAGCAAACCGAGCGCGGCCTGATCATCACCCTGAACGATGTGCTGTTCAATGTCGACCGCGCCGAGCTGAGCCCGGAAGGCATGCGCACCGCGCAAAAGCTGGCCGACGTGCTGATGCAGGAACCACAAAGCGTGGTACTGGTCGAGGGCTTTACCGATAGCACCGGTACCTCGTCGCACAACCTGGACCTGTCGCAACGCCGCGCCGAATCGGTACGCAATGCGCTGATCGGCCTGGGTGTGCCAGCCGCCAAGATCGCCAGCCGCGGTTACGGTGAAGCGTATCCGGTCGCCAGCAACAGCGATGCCGGCAGCCGCCAGCTGAACCGTCGCGTGGAAATCGTGCTGTCGCAAAACGGCGCACCGATCGCGAATCGTCGTTAA